Proteins co-encoded in one Yamadazyma tenuis chromosome 1, complete sequence genomic window:
- a CDS encoding uncharacterized protein (COG:S; EggNog:ENOG503P365): protein MTLSNTSPTNVPVATPVWNSLSKNQTLMIRQILDGQHDLTSSVFLDIKPCLKDNRVFELKQFCGCRLKSQYEDLFGAMSQVICKVIAKEWIKVICPQKQGLFPYRMAETPSWWPSQVPHVEPDHLDKFNRIELLVSILRNKDIDLVKLKTSVRNLNALSANIEGWRYQVQKLIYELFYLSLYERFYFRYGVNLDLLAQCSDQERYLLHQNVVLIRVSNLDKVTLREIQPNMLNEDIFSLEVKEKPKEPKEPKKPKKTPVITKPKKAGAIAKSKGDVQTHKKHKQKKVATKAHTSKSKKKKVSVKRETSDDEQLFSDHYTCSTVRTGSLDITTAEDIKKEDESTTEYPVMRVASDSSISSISESEDNLTFYFGPSAPIA from the coding sequence ATGACACTTTCAAATACCTCCCCCACCAATGTTCCGGTGGCCACCCCTGTCTGGAACTCATTGTCGAAAAATCAAACGTTGATGATTCGGCAGATCTTGGATGGTCAACATGACCTCACATCCTCAGTGTTCTTAGACATCAAGCCGTGCTTGAAAGATAATCGGGTATTTGAATTGAAGCAGTTCTGCGGGTGTCGCTTGAAATCCCAGTACGAAGATCTATTTGGCGCCATGTCTCAGGTAATCTGCAAGGTGATTGCCAAAGAGTGGATCAAGGTAATTTGTCCTCAGAAACAAGGGTTGTTTCCATACAGAATGGCCGAAACACCCTCGTGGTGGCCACTGCAAGTCCCCCACGTCGAGCCCGATCacttggacaagtttaATCGGATCGAGTTGCTAGTCAGTATCTTGAGAAACAAGGACATcgatttggtgaagttgaagacgTCGGTCCGCAACTTGAACGCCTTGTCGGCAAACATCGAAGGCTGGAGGTACCAGGTGCAAAAATTGATATACGAATTATTCTATTTGAGTTTGTACGAGAGATTTTATTTCCGGTATGGAGTTAACCTCGATCTTCTTGCTCAGTGCTCGGACCAAGAACGGTACCTCTTACATCAAAACGTGGTTTTAATTCGGGTatccaacttggacaaaGTGACCTTGAGGGAAATCCAGCCGAACATGCTCAATGAAGATATCTTTAGTCTTGAAGTAAAGGAGAAACCGAAAGAGCCAAAGGaaccaaaaaaaccaaagaaaactCCAGTTATTACCAAACCAAAGAAAGCTGGAGCTATTGCTAAATCAAAAGGTGATGTGCAAACCCACAAGAAGCATAAACAAAAAAAGGTTGCAACTAAGGCCCACACTAGcaaactgaagaagaagaaggtttcAGTCAAGCGTGAGACGAGTGACGACGAACAGCTTTTCTCTGATCACTACACTTGTTCCACTGTGCGGACGGGCTCGTTGGATATCACCACTGCagaagatatcaagaaagaagatgaaTCCACTACAGAGTACCCGGTCATGAGAGTAGCGAGCGACTCGTCCATCAGCTCAATAAGCGAGTCTGAAGACAACTTGACGTTCTACTTTGGGCCTTCAGCACCGATCGCGTAG